Proteins from a genomic interval of bacterium:
- a CDS encoding mandelate racemase — protein MPAEIEIEIEEVEFRATRCRTRLPFRFGIVTLTEAPVLVARVCARVDGAASEGFSADLCVPKWFEKDPHKSVRDDVATLFRSADRAARAWVGGAGTPFSVWHGAHRRCLDGDLASGVRLVDGFGVALVERAMIDATCRAGGVSFAEAIEQDRFGFDAAALLPELAGEARARSESLVTAPRRSSVLVRHTVGGLDPLRTADVSPAMRGDDGHPVALEEDIARFGLRAFKLKAGGEPENDAERLCEIVRVVEEAGVSGPIYSLDANESYDDVASVGALLDRLEADPDGRRLVESLVYLEQPLPRARTLDPDTAADVRALAERVPLLIDEADDTDDAFARATGFGYRGVSVKNCKGVFRALANRALILARDDGSFQTSEDLTNLPMLPLQQDLATVAALGLAHSERNGHHFFPGLDVLPEREAEAALEAHPDLYERRGNRIVLRIEDGALSLACADSTGYGYSAPVDWDARRLTDDVLEEPLA, from the coding sequence GTGCCCGCCGAGATCGAGATCGAGATCGAAGAGGTCGAGTTCCGGGCGACGCGATGTCGCACCCGCCTCCCCTTCCGTTTCGGGATCGTCACGCTGACCGAAGCGCCGGTCCTGGTCGCCAGGGTGTGCGCCCGGGTCGACGGCGCCGCGAGCGAAGGCTTCTCCGCCGACCTCTGCGTGCCGAAGTGGTTCGAGAAGGATCCCCACAAGTCGGTCCGGGACGACGTGGCGACGCTCTTCCGGAGCGCGGACCGCGCGGCCCGGGCGTGGGTCGGCGGCGCGGGCACGCCCTTCTCCGTCTGGCACGGCGCCCATCGCCGCTGCCTCGACGGCGATCTCGCGAGCGGCGTCCGCCTGGTCGACGGGTTCGGCGTGGCCCTGGTCGAGCGGGCGATGATCGACGCCACCTGCCGTGCGGGTGGGGTCTCGTTCGCCGAAGCGATCGAGCAGGATCGATTCGGATTCGACGCGGCGGCGCTCCTGCCGGAGCTCGCCGGCGAGGCCCGGGCGAGGAGCGAGTCCCTCGTCACGGCACCGCGGCGATCCTCCGTCCTCGTCCGCCACACGGTCGGCGGGCTCGACCCGCTTCGGACCGCGGACGTGTCGCCGGCGATGCGCGGCGACGACGGCCACCCGGTCGCCCTCGAGGAAGACATCGCTCGCTTCGGACTCCGTGCCTTCAAGCTGAAAGCCGGGGGCGAGCCGGAGAACGACGCCGAACGACTCTGCGAGATCGTCCGCGTCGTCGAGGAGGCCGGGGTCTCGGGGCCCATCTACAGCCTCGATGCGAACGAGAGCTACGACGACGTCGCGAGTGTCGGCGCCCTCCTCGACCGGCTCGAAGCGGATCCCGACGGGCGTCGCCTGGTCGAGTCCCTCGTCTATCTCGAACAGCCCCTGCCCCGCGCGCGGACGCTCGATCCCGACACGGCCGCGGACGTGCGCGCCCTCGCCGAACGGGTACCGCTCCTGATCGACGAGGCCGACGACACCGACGACGCATTCGCGCGGGCGACCGGCTTCGGCTACCGCGGCGTCTCGGTCAAGAACTGCAAGGGCGTGTTCCGCGCACTCGCGAACCGGGCCCTGATCCTGGCGCGCGACGACGGATCGTTCCAGACCAGCGAGGACCTGACGAACCTGCCGATGCTCCCGCTCCAGCAGGACCTCGCGACGGTGGCCGCCCTCGGCCTCGCGCACAGCGAACGCAATGGTCACCACTTCTTTCCCGGCCTCGACGTCCTCCCGGAACGCGAGGCCGAAGCCGCGCTCGAGGCCCACCCGGATCTCTACGAACGACGCGGGAATCGGATCGTGCTGCGGATCGAAGACGGCGCGCTGTCGCTGGCATGCGCCGACTCGACCGGCTACGGCTATTCCGCGCCTGTCGACTGGGATGCACGGCGCCTGACCGATGACGTGCTCGAGGAGCCACTCGCTTGA
- a CDS encoding TetR family transcriptional regulator, producing MPNARPARARTAPTKPRRPARRGTSGRPRDAAASRATILAAATEAFAEKGLGGARVDEIAARAGVNKALLYHYFGNKEALFVAVLEATYEGIRGAEAALDLEALSPREAMARLVDFTWDYYLEHPEFIHLVNSENLHRADHLARSEHVGRLHHPLVGRIREILKRGVALGVFRPGVDPVQLYITIASLGYFYLSNAHTLGVVFERDLLAPRARGARRRHIHEVVEGYLRPAAAEAGEVRR from the coding sequence TTGCCGAACGCCCGCCCCGCTCGCGCTCGAACCGCGCCGACGAAGCCCCGACGCCCGGCGCGCCGCGGGACGTCGGGGCGTCCGAGGGACGCCGCCGCCAGTCGCGCCACGATCCTTGCCGCGGCGACGGAGGCCTTCGCGGAGAAGGGGCTCGGGGGCGCGCGGGTCGACGAGATCGCGGCGCGTGCCGGCGTCAACAAGGCGCTCCTCTACCACTACTTCGGGAACAAGGAAGCGCTCTTCGTCGCCGTCCTGGAGGCGACCTACGAGGGGATCCGCGGGGCCGAAGCGGCGCTCGATCTCGAGGCGCTGTCGCCGCGCGAAGCGATGGCGCGTCTCGTCGACTTCACCTGGGACTACTACCTCGAACATCCCGAGTTCATCCATCTGGTGAACAGCGAGAATCTCCACCGCGCGGACCATCTCGCGCGAAGCGAGCACGTCGGCCGGCTCCACCATCCGCTCGTGGGTCGGATCCGGGAGATCCTGAAGCGCGGCGTCGCGCTCGGCGTCTTTCGGCCGGGCGTGGATCCGGTCCAGCTCTACATCACGATCGCGTCCCTCGGATACTTCTATCTGAGCAACGCGCACACCCTCGGCGTCGTGTTCGAGCGCGACCTGCTCGCGCCGCGCGCGCGGGGAGCGCGGCGACGTCACATCCACGAGGTGGTCGAAGGGTACTTGCGACCGGCGGCGGCAGAGGCCGGGGAGGTCCGGCGATGA
- a CDS encoding dihydrodipicolinate synthase family protein: MTADAHPGTLLRRGRKITGMSAVLLPIDAGGGIDWRSFERLLERTVAAGLVPAVNMDTGYVQLLDEAERLAVLDATRAIAGGDFVAGAHVADAPGDAWDRDATVRAMEPVEARGGLPVVFPSNGLTAFEGPDWAGAHARLGETSDRFLAFELGPMFVPYGRIYDLEAYRALLDVPQCLGAKHSSLSRALEWERLALRDAHRPDFRVLTGNDLAIDMVMYGSDYLLGLSAFAPEAFAKRDALWSADDPAFYAWNDLLQYLGFFAFRDPVPAYKHDAAIFLHLRGRISEPATHPVAPTRPASDREVLAEIADRLDRLEDPT, translated from the coding sequence ATGACGGCCGATGCGCATCCCGGGACGCTCCTGCGCCGCGGGCGGAAGATCACGGGCATGAGTGCGGTGCTGCTCCCGATCGATGCGGGCGGAGGCATCGACTGGCGCTCGTTCGAGCGCCTGCTCGAGCGGACGGTCGCAGCGGGGCTCGTGCCCGCGGTGAACATGGACACGGGCTACGTCCAGCTCCTCGACGAGGCGGAGCGGCTCGCGGTGCTCGACGCGACCCGGGCGATCGCGGGGGGCGACTTCGTCGCGGGGGCGCACGTGGCGGACGCGCCCGGCGACGCCTGGGATCGCGACGCGACGGTGCGCGCAATGGAGCCGGTCGAGGCGCGGGGCGGCCTGCCGGTCGTCTTTCCGTCGAACGGGCTGACGGCTTTCGAGGGGCCGGACTGGGCGGGGGCCCACGCCCGGCTCGGCGAGACGAGCGACCGGTTCCTGGCCTTCGAGCTCGGACCGATGTTCGTGCCCTACGGTCGGATCTACGACCTCGAGGCCTACCGCGCCTTGCTCGACGTCCCACAGTGCCTCGGCGCGAAGCACTCGTCGCTCTCCCGTGCGCTCGAGTGGGAGCGGCTCGCCCTTCGCGATGCCCATCGCCCCGACTTTCGCGTCCTGACCGGCAACGATCTCGCGATCGACATGGTGATGTACGGCAGCGACTACCTGCTCGGGCTCTCCGCCTTCGCGCCCGAAGCCTTCGCGAAGCGCGATGCGCTCTGGTCCGCCGACGATCCGGCCTTCTACGCGTGGAACGACCTGCTCCAGTACCTGGGCTTCTTCGCCTTCCGGGATCCGGTCCCCGCCTACAAGCACGATGCGGCGATCTTCCTCCATCTGCGCGGTCGGATCAGCGAGCCCGCGACCCACCCCGTTGCCCCGACACGACCGGCGAGCGACCGCGAAGTCCTCGCCGAGATCGCCGATCGACTCGACCGTCTGGAGGATCCGACGTGA